One segment of Halobaculum sp. CBA1158 DNA contains the following:
- the xseB gene encoding exodeoxyribonuclease VII small subunit: MANDQEIHDRLARVEEIIEQLDADECALDEGTRLHEEGQELLAEVRETLDNGRGEVVELE; this comes from the coding sequence GTGGCAAACGACCAAGAGATCCACGATCGGCTGGCCCGTGTCGAAGAAATTATTGAGCAGCTCGATGCGGACGAGTGTGCCCTCGATGAAGGGACAAGGCTCCACGAGGAAGGTCAGGAACTCTTGGCCGAGGTGCGAGAAACCCTCGACAACGGGCGTGGAGAGGTCGTGGAACTCGAGTAG